The following coding sequences are from one Bradyrhizobium sp. 200 window:
- a CDS encoding TorF family putative porin → MKKLVLLATALAMVSGSALAADLRVKAVKAPPPPAFDPWDFAFGGGITNDYIFRGITQSNHKPSVNVYFEPRYNVTKDFQLYVGVGGASISFPNRAAAEIDAYGGARLTVGQFAFDVGAWGYMYPGGTCHYGPVVPPTDFAGVPLSAECLQNALVNGNVIKKDLSFFEVYGKVNYTFNDNFSLGGNVYYTPSFLNSGAEGTYASIVGKAIAPSTWFGASGIGMYVSGEFGRQWLGTSDSFYGTALFPNGINYADYNTWNVGIGFTYKVFTLDFRYSDTNLSKGDCNAFTSDFAARGNITASSGTFLTPINPSGVGSNWCGAAGIVKLSADLTALTNLK, encoded by the coding sequence ATGAAGAAACTGGTTTTGTTAGCAACGGCGCTGGCAATGGTATCGGGTTCGGCTCTCGCTGCGGATCTGCGGGTGAAGGCCGTCAAGGCCCCGCCGCCGCCAGCCTTCGATCCCTGGGACTTCGCCTTCGGCGGCGGGATCACCAACGACTACATCTTCCGCGGCATCACCCAGTCCAATCACAAGCCCTCGGTTAACGTCTATTTCGAGCCGCGCTACAACGTCACCAAGGACTTCCAGCTCTATGTCGGCGTGGGCGGTGCGAGCATCTCGTTCCCGAACCGTGCGGCGGCTGAAATCGACGCTTACGGCGGCGCGCGCCTGACGGTTGGCCAGTTCGCTTTTGACGTCGGCGCCTGGGGCTACATGTATCCGGGTGGAACCTGCCACTACGGCCCCGTTGTTCCTCCAACCGATTTCGCAGGCGTTCCGCTCAGCGCCGAATGTCTGCAGAACGCTCTGGTCAACGGCAACGTCATCAAGAAGGACCTCAGCTTCTTCGAAGTCTACGGCAAGGTGAACTACACCTTCAACGACAACTTCTCGCTGGGCGGTAATGTCTATTATACGCCGAGCTTCCTCAACAGCGGCGCCGAAGGCACCTATGCTTCGATCGTCGGCAAGGCGATCGCGCCGAGCACCTGGTTCGGCGCCAGCGGCATCGGCATGTATGTGTCGGGTGAGTTCGGCCGCCAGTGGCTGGGTACGTCAGACTCGTTCTACGGGACGGCACTCTTCCCCAACGGCATCAACTACGCCGACTACAACACCTGGAACGTTGGTATCGGCTTCACCTACAAGGTGTTCACGCTGGACTTCCGTTACTCCGACACCAACCTGTCGAAGGGTGATTGCAACGCATTCACCAGCGACTTCGCGGCTCGCGGCAATATCACCGCATCGAGCGGCACCTTCCTGACCCCGATCAATCCGTCGGGCGTCGGTTCGAACTGGTGCGGCGCCGCTGGCATCGTCAAGCTGTCGGCCGACCTGACCGCGCTGACCAACCTGAAGTAA
- a CDS encoding HPP family protein: MKPDWRRALRNAISRNDHRSVVAGAVAGLGGAIAIGVMELFSFAAHYPLAVIPFATSIVLVIGSPDVEPAQPRALIGGHVISALVGLAVLKLTGPQAWASAAAVGLAILAMYVTGTFHPPAGINPLLVVSGNLPSTFLLAPVLAGAVLLTAFSYAWHRGVRRQPWPRRWF, translated from the coding sequence ATGAAACCGGATTGGCGGCGCGCCCTGCGGAATGCGATTTCCCGCAACGATCACCGCAGCGTCGTGGCGGGCGCGGTCGCAGGGCTAGGCGGCGCGATTGCTATCGGCGTGATGGAGTTGTTCTCGTTCGCCGCGCATTATCCGCTCGCGGTGATCCCGTTCGCCACCTCGATCGTGCTGGTGATCGGATCGCCGGACGTGGAGCCGGCGCAGCCGCGCGCTTTGATCGGCGGCCACGTGATATCGGCGCTGGTCGGCCTCGCCGTGCTGAAGCTGACCGGGCCGCAAGCCTGGGCCTCGGCCGCAGCCGTCGGCCTTGCCATTCTGGCGATGTACGTGACCGGCACCTTTCACCCGCCGGCCGGCATCAACCCGCTGCTGGTGGTATCGGGCAATCTGCCATCGACATTCCTGCTGGCGCCGGTGTTGGCCGGCGCGGTGCTGTTGACCGCATTCTCCTATGCCTGGCACCGCGGCGTGCGCCGCCAGCCCTGGCCGCGGCGGTGGTTTTAG
- a CDS encoding ABC transporter ATP-binding protein/permease, which yields MKNIRSTLAAVWRIAAPYFNSEDKWAGRALLASVIAIELAIVGNSVLLNQWRNRFYNALQEKDWDGFVREIIIFTVLATILVVLSIYQLYLNQWLQIRWRRWMTSKYLGEWLHDAHHYRMQLQGEAADNPDQRMSDDVKMFVEQTLTIGIGLLSSIVTLFSFVIILWGLSAAAPLLLFGSDFSIPGYLVWAALIYAIFGTALTQWIGSPLVNLDFHQQRFEADFRFNLVRVRENSEQIALLRGESAERERLSERFNRVISNWYGIMSRTKRLIAFTQSYSQAAVVIPLLLTAPAFFAGKIQLGALLQTAEAFGSVQQALSFFVNVYRTMAEWRAVVARLDGFENSIRSAEKLAADPDSIGTTRTATGEITLQQLLVRLPNGEPLVSAGGISLRAGERTLLMGPSGSGKSTLFRAIAGIWPFGTGSISIPANASLMMLPQRPYFPVGSLQAAITYPGEAGSFGADRVRRVLTQVGLPQLASRLEEEAHWNRMLSLGEQQRLGLARALLHAPNYLFLDEATASLDEPSEDALYRLLAKQLPATTIISIGHRSTLDQFHQRNIMLVRDGDQFTLRDGGKSAAAS from the coding sequence GTGAAAAACATCCGCTCGACACTCGCCGCCGTGTGGCGCATCGCCGCCCCGTATTTCAATTCCGAGGACAAATGGGCCGGCCGAGCGCTGTTGGCGTCGGTGATCGCCATTGAACTGGCGATCGTCGGAAACAGCGTGCTGCTCAACCAGTGGCGCAACCGGTTCTACAACGCCTTGCAGGAGAAGGACTGGGACGGGTTTGTCCGCGAGATCATCATCTTTACCGTGCTGGCGACTATCCTGGTCGTATTGTCGATCTACCAGCTCTATCTCAACCAGTGGCTTCAGATCCGCTGGCGGCGCTGGATGACCAGCAAGTATCTCGGTGAGTGGCTGCACGACGCTCACCACTACCGCATGCAGTTGCAGGGTGAAGCGGCCGACAACCCCGACCAGCGCATGAGCGACGACGTGAAGATGTTCGTGGAGCAGACGCTCACGATCGGCATCGGCCTGCTCAGCTCCATCGTGACGCTGTTTTCCTTTGTCATCATCCTGTGGGGATTGTCCGCGGCGGCGCCGCTGCTGCTTTTCGGCAGCGATTTCTCGATCCCCGGCTATCTGGTGTGGGCGGCGCTGATCTACGCCATCTTCGGAACGGCGCTGACGCAGTGGATCGGCTCGCCGCTGGTTAATCTCGACTTTCATCAGCAGCGCTTCGAGGCCGATTTCCGTTTCAATCTGGTGCGGGTGCGCGAAAATTCCGAACAAATCGCGCTGCTGCGTGGCGAGAGCGCCGAGCGAGAGCGGCTATCGGAGCGCTTCAACCGCGTCATCAGCAACTGGTATGGCATCATGAGCCGCACCAAGCGGCTGATAGCATTCACCCAAAGCTATTCGCAGGCCGCCGTGGTGATCCCCCTGCTTCTCACAGCACCCGCTTTTTTCGCCGGCAAGATCCAGCTTGGCGCGCTACTGCAGACTGCGGAAGCGTTCGGCAGCGTGCAACAAGCGCTGTCATTCTTCGTGAACGTCTATCGAACGATGGCTGAATGGCGCGCGGTGGTCGCTCGCCTCGACGGGTTTGAGAACTCGATCAGGAGCGCCGAAAAGCTCGCGGCCGATCCCGACTCGATCGGCACCACCCGGACCGCGACAGGCGAGATCACCTTGCAACAGCTTCTCGTGCGCCTGCCCAACGGCGAGCCGCTGGTCTCGGCGGGCGGCATCAGTCTTCGCGCGGGCGAGCGGACGCTCCTCATGGGTCCCTCCGGCTCCGGCAAATCGACGCTGTTTCGTGCCATCGCCGGCATCTGGCCGTTCGGCACCGGCTCGATTTCGATTCCGGCAAATGCATCGCTGATGATGTTGCCGCAGCGCCCCTATTTCCCCGTTGGATCGCTGCAAGCCGCGATCACCTATCCCGGCGAAGCAGGAAGCTTCGGCGCGGACCGCGTCAGGAGGGTGCTCACCCAAGTGGGTCTGCCGCAACTTGCCTCGCGCCTCGAGGAAGAAGCGCACTGGAATCGCATGCTTTCGCTGGGCGAGCAGCAACGCCTCGGGCTGGCGCGCGCGCTGCTGCACGCGCCAAACTACCTGTTCCTGGACGAAGCGACGGCCTCGCTCGATGAGCCGTCGGAAGACGCGCTGTACCGACTGCTCGCGAAGCAACTGCCGGCTACCACGATCATCTCGATCGGCCACCGCTCGACACTGGATCAATTCCACCAGCGGAACATCATGCTGGTCCGCGACGGCGATCAGTTCACGTTACGGGATGGCGGCAAGAGCGCGGCGGCGTCATAG
- a CDS encoding L-lactate permease: MWDQHYNPLGNAALSTIAAAVPVVTLLVLIASGKVKAHLAAIIALIVANIITIAIFTMPANMSIRASLLGVVIGFFPIGWIVLNVIFLYRITVETGRFELLQRAIGGVTTDRRLQLLLIAFAFGAFFEGASGFGTPVAITGAVLIGLGFSPLAASGLSLIANTAPVAYGALGTPIQGLASVTGLDPYVLGAMVGRQLPFFSLIVPFWLIWAFAGFRGMAAIWPAILVTGVSFAVPQFVISNFINPWIVDIGASLISMGCLILFLRVWQPRELWTSPALRGRDESAATMKPAKPLDTAKLSQAQLWSALLPWIIVCVVMLIWGTGSFKSWANSIFVWKYQVPELHNLINKVPPVAAKPTPEAALFDFTYLSFTGTGMLIAAIISGFLMGFSPAKMIGEYGRTIRLCAISLITISAMLAIGTLTRLSGVDATLGLAFAATGVLYPFFGTLLGWLGVALTGSDTASNVLFGNLQKITSEQLGLSPVLMAAANSSGGVMGKMIDAQSIVVASTATNWYGHEGSILRYVFLHSIVLACLVGVLVTLQAYVYPFTEMVLK; this comes from the coding sequence ATGTGGGACCAACACTATAATCCGCTTGGCAACGCCGCGCTGTCGACGATCGCCGCCGCCGTGCCTGTTGTCACGCTGCTGGTGCTGATCGCGAGCGGCAAGGTCAAGGCGCATCTTGCGGCCATCATCGCGCTGATCGTCGCCAACATCATCACCATCGCCATCTTCACCATGCCCGCCAACATGTCGATCCGCGCCTCGCTGCTCGGCGTCGTCATCGGCTTCTTTCCGATCGGCTGGATCGTGCTCAATGTCATCTTTCTCTATCGCATCACGGTCGAGACCGGGCGGTTTGAGCTGCTGCAGCGGGCGATCGGCGGCGTCACCACCGACCGCCGGCTGCAGCTTCTTCTGATTGCGTTCGCCTTCGGCGCATTCTTCGAAGGCGCATCGGGCTTCGGCACGCCGGTGGCGATCACGGGCGCCGTCCTGATCGGACTCGGTTTCTCGCCGCTGGCAGCCTCCGGCCTGTCGCTGATCGCCAACACCGCACCCGTCGCCTATGGCGCGCTCGGCACGCCGATCCAGGGTCTGGCGTCCGTGACCGGTCTCGATCCCTATGTGCTCGGCGCCATGGTCGGCCGCCAACTGCCGTTCTTCTCGCTGATCGTGCCGTTCTGGCTGATCTGGGCGTTTGCGGGCTTTCGCGGCATGGCCGCGATCTGGCCGGCTATCCTGGTGACCGGCGTATCCTTCGCGGTCCCGCAATTCGTGATCTCGAACTTCATCAATCCCTGGATCGTCGACATCGGCGCCTCGCTGATCTCGATGGGTTGCCTGATCCTGTTCCTCAGGGTTTGGCAACCCCGGGAGCTCTGGACATCTCCGGCATTGCGCGGGCGCGATGAATCGGCGGCAACGATGAAGCCCGCCAAGCCGCTGGATACGGCGAAGCTCAGCCAGGCACAGCTCTGGAGTGCGCTGCTGCCGTGGATCATCGTCTGCGTCGTGATGCTGATCTGGGGCACCGGCTCGTTCAAGAGCTGGGCAAACTCGATCTTCGTCTGGAAATACCAGGTGCCCGAGCTGCACAACCTGATCAACAAGGTGCCGCCGGTGGCTGCAAAGCCGACGCCCGAGGCGGCGCTGTTCGACTTCACCTATCTGTCCTTCACCGGGACGGGCATGCTGATCGCCGCGATCATCTCCGGCTTCCTGATGGGCTTTTCGCCCGCGAAGATGATCGGGGAATACGGCCGCACAATCAGGCTGTGCGCGATCTCGCTGATCACGATCTCGGCGATGCTCGCGATCGGCACGCTGACGCGGCTGTCCGGCGTCGACGCAACGCTCGGCCTCGCCTTCGCCGCCACCGGCGTGCTCTATCCCTTCTTCGGCACGCTGCTCGGCTGGCTCGGCGTGGCGTTGACGGGATCGGACACTGCCTCCAACGTGCTGTTCGGCAATCTGCAGAAGATCACCTCCGAACAACTCGGCCTGTCGCCGGTGCTGATGGCCGCCGCCAACTCCTCCGGGGGCGTGATGGGCAAGATGATCGACGCGCAATCGATCGTCGTGGCCTCGACCGCGACCAACTGGTACGGCCATGAAGGCTCGATCCTGCGCTACGTCTTCCTGCATTCGATCGTGCTGGCCTGCCTCGTCGGCGTGCTGGTGACGCTGCAGGCATATGTCTATCCGTTCACGGAGATGGTGCTGAAGTAG
- a CDS encoding alpha/beta hydrolase yields MFRKLQPFVFLAFLTLSQPVNADDLLIDGVPLPSDAAVAATTPGSAFQQWSGVWVGLWGGSLKHILLVESVSEDGAAHVIYAISENPYAGIQPRWLRREGIASGRTLKVTGQGFTATYEMAEDGSLKARFERGDNASSATMAKADLASLTRPDAVVAWTRGKSEFLQTDLIEDGKPVRLEVVIFRPSGAGPFPLAVINHGSTGRGVSPSLFTHTWFAPDLADFLNDRGWIVAFPQRRGRGKSDGLYDEGFAENRKLGYTGDTYTTFRGADRALSDIDAAITALRRRQDVAPTPVLLGGNSRGGVLSIAYAGLHPEQVAGVINFVGGWLGESSPAASTVNHQLFERGASYGRPTIWLYGQHDRFYSIAHSRDNFAAFEKAGGQGKFFEFDMPPGQGHSLIGRPNLWSGPLDSYLSSLAATGKD; encoded by the coding sequence ATGTTTCGTAAGCTTCAGCCCTTTGTATTTCTCGCATTTTTGACGCTTTCACAGCCCGTCAACGCCGACGATCTCCTCATCGACGGCGTCCCGCTTCCGTCCGACGCTGCTGTTGCGGCGACGACGCCCGGCAGTGCGTTCCAACAATGGAGCGGCGTTTGGGTTGGGCTGTGGGGCGGTAGCCTCAAACATATCCTGCTCGTTGAGTCCGTCAGCGAGGACGGTGCCGCGCACGTCATATATGCGATCAGCGAAAATCCCTATGCCGGAATTCAGCCGAGGTGGTTGCGCCGTGAGGGAATTGCATCAGGGCGGACGCTCAAGGTGACGGGTCAGGGATTCACCGCAACTTACGAGATGGCCGAAGACGGCAGCCTGAAGGCCCGCTTCGAGCGCGGCGACAACGCCAGCAGCGCGACGATGGCCAAGGCTGACCTTGCATCTCTGACCAGGCCGGACGCCGTCGTCGCATGGACCCGCGGCAAATCCGAATTTTTGCAAACCGATCTGATCGAAGACGGTAAGCCCGTCCGTCTCGAAGTGGTGATTTTTCGTCCCTCTGGAGCGGGACCCTTTCCACTTGCCGTGATCAACCATGGATCGACCGGGAGAGGCGTGAGCCCAAGCTTGTTCACTCACACCTGGTTCGCCCCCGATCTTGCTGATTTCTTGAATGACCGTGGATGGATCGTTGCTTTTCCGCAACGTCGCGGCCGCGGCAAGTCCGACGGACTTTACGACGAAGGCTTTGCCGAGAACCGCAAGCTCGGATACACCGGCGACACCTACACAACATTTCGTGGAGCGGATCGTGCGCTGAGTGACATTGATGCTGCGATCACAGCCCTTCGCCGACGGCAAGATGTGGCTCCGACACCCGTCCTCCTCGGTGGAAATTCGCGTGGCGGTGTGTTGTCGATCGCCTATGCGGGGCTGCATCCCGAGCAAGTCGCTGGCGTCATCAATTTTGTCGGCGGCTGGCTCGGCGAAAGCTCGCCGGCCGCGAGCACCGTGAACCATCAGCTTTTCGAGCGAGGGGCGTCTTACGGACGGCCAACGATCTGGCTCTACGGTCAACACGACAGGTTTTACTCGATTGCTCACAGCCGGGATAATTTCGCAGCCTTCGAGAAAGCCGGCGGCCAGGGTAAGTTCTTTGAGTTTGATATGCCGCCTGGCCAAGGCCACTCTTTGATTGGGCGCCCAAACCTTTGGTCAGGCCCGCTCGATAGCTATTTGAGCTCGCTCGCCGCGACAGGGAAGGACTAG
- a CDS encoding META domain-containing protein — translation MISFARMFRAGIASFSLIASALQFTPAFADDGFPFGTEMQLDVSRQPGSKRIPNLEIGDAGEVVLELWCKGGKGQFSVAGNTVIFVAGAMENRPCPPDRAQADDELIAALSEAGTWRRQGDFVSFVGAKTLRFRINTN, via the coding sequence ATGATTTCGTTTGCACGTATGTTCCGGGCAGGCATCGCTTCGTTCTCGCTGATCGCCTCCGCCTTGCAGTTCACCCCGGCCTTTGCCGATGACGGTTTCCCCTTCGGGACGGAAATGCAACTCGACGTCAGCCGCCAGCCCGGCTCCAAGCGGATCCCCAATCTGGAGATCGGCGATGCCGGCGAGGTGGTGCTCGAACTCTGGTGCAAGGGCGGCAAGGGCCAGTTTTCGGTGGCGGGCAATACCGTGATCTTCGTCGCCGGCGCGATGGAAAACCGGCCCTGTCCGCCGGACCGTGCGCAAGCCGATGACGAGTTGATTGCGGCGCTGTCGGAAGCGGGCACCTGGAGGCGGCAGGGCGATTTCGTGTCGTTCGTGGGCGCGAAGACGCTGCGGTTTCGCATCAACACGAATTAG
- a CDS encoding cupin domain-containing protein has protein sequence MKKLLLAATSLIALSIPAMAQNTAVRVMPDTLTWKDNPAFPKGVQIATLVGDPTKAGEVVVLRIKFPPNFQMPPHTHPYSEVVTIISGDIGTSHGEKFEKKGDLLKPGALWVYPAKHPHYAWTGSDEGVLQVQFIGPGGIDYINPADDPRKQ, from the coding sequence ATGAAAAAGTTGCTGCTAGCGGCGACCAGTTTGATTGCGCTCTCTATTCCGGCAATGGCGCAAAATACCGCGGTCCGGGTGATGCCCGATACGCTCACATGGAAGGATAATCCGGCCTTTCCGAAGGGTGTTCAGATTGCCACCCTGGTCGGTGACCCCACGAAAGCGGGCGAGGTGGTCGTCTTACGCATCAAGTTTCCACCTAACTTCCAGATGCCTCCGCATACTCATCCCTATTCCGAAGTTGTCACAATCATCAGCGGTGACATCGGCACCAGCCACGGTGAAAAATTCGAAAAGAAAGGTGATCTCCTGAAGCCAGGCGCGTTATGGGTGTATCCCGCAAAACATCCGCATTACGCCTGGACCGGAAGCGACGAAGGGGTACTTCAAGTCCAATTTATCGGCCCTGGTGGAATCGATTACATCAATCCGGCTGACGATCCGCGCAAGCAATAG
- a CDS encoding SgcJ/EcaC family oxidoreductase, giving the protein MLSSPRLASAALALCMVLLSFGSSALVEPKAEVAAATLGWGQALAEGDPEKVLPLYSDDAVLWGTLSPTLRSDRAALRDYFVGAFKVLPGLKVTFGDQLIRVYGNAAVNTGYYTFAYVKDGEAKSLPARYSFTYVKNGERWLIVDHHSSAMPSTQR; this is encoded by the coding sequence ATGCTATCTTCTCCAAGATTGGCGAGTGCAGCACTTGCCCTGTGCATGGTATTGTTGTCGTTTGGCTCCAGCGCCTTGGTCGAGCCGAAAGCGGAAGTGGCGGCGGCGACCTTGGGATGGGGGCAGGCGCTTGCCGAAGGCGATCCCGAAAAGGTGTTGCCGCTCTATTCGGACGATGCCGTGCTCTGGGGCACACTGTCGCCGACCCTGCGCTCCGACCGGGCGGCGCTACGAGACTATTTCGTGGGCGCCTTCAAGGTTCTGCCAGGCCTCAAGGTAACCTTCGGCGATCAACTGATCCGCGTGTACGGGAATGCGGCGGTCAATACCGGCTACTACACGTTCGCCTATGTAAAGGATGGCGAGGCGAAGAGCTTGCCGGCGCGCTACAGCTTCACCTACGTCAAGAACGGCGAGCGTTGGCTGATCGTCGACCACCATTCTTCGGCCATGCCATCAACCCAGAGGTAG
- the groL gene encoding chaperonin GroEL (60 kDa chaperone family; promotes refolding of misfolded polypeptides especially under stressful conditions; forms two stacked rings of heptamers to form a barrel-shaped 14mer; ends can be capped by GroES; misfolded proteins enter the barrel where they are refolded when GroES binds): protein MAAKDVKFSGDARDRMLRGVDVLANAVKVTLGPKGRNVVIEKSFGAPRITKDGVTVAKEIELEDKFENMGAQMLREVASKTNDTAGDGTTTATVLAQAIVREGAKSVAAGMNPMDLKRGIDIAVLAVVKDLEKRAKPVAASSEVAQVGTISANGDTAIGKMIAQAMQKVGNEGVITVEENKSLETEVDIVEGMKFDRGYLSPYFITNAEKMTAELEDVYVLLHEKKLSGLQSMLPVLEAVVQSGRPLLIIAEDVEGEALATLVVNRLRGGLKVAAVKAPGFGDRRKAMLEDIAILTGGQLISDELGMKLESVTINMLGRAGKVVIDKENTTIVKGAGKKKDIEARVTQIKAQIEETTSDYDREKLQERLAKLAGGVAVIRVGGATEVEVKEKKDRVEDALNATRAAVQEGIVPGGGVALLRAKKAVGRINNDNSDVQAGINIVLKALEAPVRQISENAGVEGSIVVGKILENKSETFGFDAQTEEYVDMVDKGIIDPAKVVRTALQDASSVAGLLVTTEAMVAELPKEPTAPMPGGGGGMGGMGGMGF from the coding sequence ATGGCTGCCAAAGACGTTAAATTTTCCGGCGACGCCCGCGACCGCATGCTGCGCGGTGTCGACGTTCTCGCCAACGCGGTGAAGGTGACGCTCGGTCCGAAGGGCCGCAACGTCGTGATCGAGAAGAGCTTCGGCGCTCCCCGCATCACCAAGGACGGCGTCACCGTCGCCAAGGAAATCGAGCTCGAGGACAAGTTCGAGAACATGGGCGCGCAGATGCTGCGCGAGGTCGCCTCCAAGACCAACGACACCGCCGGCGACGGCACCACCACCGCGACCGTGCTGGCGCAGGCGATCGTGCGCGAAGGCGCCAAGTCGGTCGCCGCCGGCATGAACCCGATGGACCTCAAGCGCGGCATCGACATCGCGGTCCTCGCCGTCGTCAAGGATCTCGAGAAGCGCGCCAAGCCGGTTGCCGCCTCCTCCGAGGTCGCCCAGGTCGGCACCATCTCGGCCAACGGCGACACCGCCATCGGCAAGATGATCGCACAGGCGATGCAGAAGGTCGGCAATGAAGGCGTGATCACGGTCGAGGAGAACAAGTCGCTCGAGACCGAGGTCGACATCGTCGAGGGCATGAAGTTCGACCGCGGCTATCTGTCGCCCTACTTCATCACCAACGCGGAAAAGATGACCGCCGAGCTGGAAGACGTCTACGTGCTGCTGCACGAGAAGAAGCTGTCCGGCCTGCAGTCGATGCTGCCGGTGCTGGAAGCCGTGGTGCAGTCCGGCCGTCCGCTGCTGATCATCGCCGAAGACGTCGAGGGCGAAGCGCTGGCGACGCTGGTGGTCAACCGCCTGCGCGGCGGCCTGAAGGTCGCTGCCGTCAAGGCGCCGGGCTTCGGCGACCGCCGCAAGGCGATGCTGGAAGACATCGCGATCCTGACCGGCGGTCAGCTCATCTCCGATGAACTCGGCATGAAGCTCGAAAGCGTCACCATCAACATGCTCGGCCGCGCCGGCAAGGTGGTGATAGACAAGGAAAACACCACGATCGTCAAGGGCGCCGGCAAGAAGAAGGATATCGAAGCCCGCGTCACGCAGATCAAGGCGCAGATCGAGGAAACCACCTCGGACTACGACCGCGAGAAGCTGCAGGAGCGGCTGGCCAAGCTCGCCGGCGGCGTCGCGGTGATCCGCGTCGGCGGCGCGACCGAAGTCGAGGTCAAGGAAAAGAAGGACCGCGTCGAGGACGCCCTCAACGCGACCCGTGCGGCCGTCCAGGAAGGCATCGTGCCGGGCGGCGGCGTGGCGCTGCTGCGTGCGAAGAAGGCCGTCGGCCGTATCAACAACGACAATTCCGACGTCCAGGCCGGCATCAACATCGTGCTGAAGGCGCTGGAAGCTCCGGTTCGCCAGATTTCGGAGAACGCCGGTGTCGAAGGTTCGATCGTGGTCGGCAAGATCCTCGAGAACAAGTCCGAGACCTTCGGCTTCGACGCCCAGACCGAGGAATATGTCGACATGGTCGACAAGGGCATCATCGACCCGGCCAAGGTGGTGCGGACCGCGCTGCAGGACGCTTCGTCGGTCGCGGGCCTGCTGGTGACCACCGAAGCCATGGTCGCCGAACTGCCGAAGGAACCGACAGCGCCGATGCCCGGCGGTGGTGGCGGCATGGGTGGAATGGGCGGCATGGGCTTCTGA
- a CDS encoding co-chaperone GroES, translating into MAKTKFRPLHDRVVVKRIDAEEKTKGGIIIPDSAKEKPSQGEITAVGPGGRDEAGKLIPIDVKVGDRVLFGKWSGTEVKLDGEELLIMKESDIMGVLS; encoded by the coding sequence ATGGCCAAAACCAAATTCCGCCCCCTGCACGACCGCGTCGTGGTCAAGCGCATCGATGCCGAAGAGAAGACCAAGGGCGGCATCATCATTCCCGACAGCGCCAAGGAAAAGCCCTCGCAGGGCGAAATCACCGCCGTCGGCCCGGGCGGCCGCGACGAGGCCGGCAAGCTGATTCCGATCGACGTCAAGGTCGGCGACCGCGTGCTGTTCGGCAAATGGTCGGGCACCGAGGTCAAGCTCGACGGCGAGGAACTCCTGATCATGAAGGAGTCCGACATCATGGGCGTGCTGAGCTAG